A stretch of Chloroflexota bacterium DNA encodes these proteins:
- a CDS encoding DUF1295 domain-containing protein, with product MSIWDRYAEFVYRVATGKRGLRIILTPSAALLFYGFVVLSVFASLWVDRWLSFPRFSSSWWSLGLSIPLLLLGWLLGGWPVVAFFRAGGTPVPFNPPPSLLTTGLYAYVRNPMFLGGFLFLLGLGVLLGSMSLTFIFAPLLIVLYGFYVKAVEEKEMEKKFGQEYLEYKKRVPMFIPRVETIRNIARRRRAVGPTRH from the coding sequence ATGAGCATCTGGGATAGATACGCCGAGTTCGTCTATCGGGTGGCTACGGGAAAAAGGGGGCTTAGAATTATCCTCACCCCGTCGGCCGCGTTACTATTCTATGGTTTCGTGGTGCTTTCCGTCTTCGCCTCCCTTTGGGTGGACAGATGGCTCTCCTTTCCCCGTTTCAGCTCCTCGTGGTGGAGCCTCGGGCTATCTATCCCTCTCTTGCTTCTGGGCTGGCTCCTCGGTGGCTGGCCGGTTGTGGCCTTTTTCCGGGCCGGGGGCACCCCGGTCCCCTTCAATCCACCCCCAAGTCTGCTCACTACAGGGCTCTATGCCTATGTCAGAAACCCCATGTTCCTTGGCGGGTTCCTTTTCCTCCTGGGGCTGGGGGTCCTGCTTGGCTCCATGTCTCTCACCTTTATCTTTGCACCCCTTCTTATTGTTCTCTATGGCTTCTATGTCAAAGCTGTTGAGGAGAAAGAGATGGAGAAGAAATTCGGGCAGGAATATCTGGAATACAAGAAGAGGGTGCCCATGTTCATCCCCAGGGTAGAAACGATACGGAATATCGCCCGCCGACGAAGGGCGGTTGGTCCGACCAGACATTAG
- a CDS encoding nickel/cobalt transporter, whose amino-acid sequence MFNPAYVGVVMIGLLHGFEPGHGWPVAVLYSMKRRNAVASATLSSFIIGIGHLVSSIAVVVAYVLLQNWLDFEAPWMKYVAAALLLVLAFRLFREKVDDLERQHGHRHPGGPETEHNHGHEHPGQGEHTHEHEHRAAVVLGLLGLASFAFILGFAHEEEIALLALAAGGLNAWTLMMAYGVSVLLGLITATIIGVKLYEQLQPKLARYEKHIPKMGSVLLAAMAIIIAIG is encoded by the coding sequence GTGTTCAACCCAGCATATGTTGGCGTGGTGATGATAGGGCTTCTGCACGGCTTTGAGCCCGGGCACGGTTGGCCAGTGGCCGTGCTGTACTCCATGAAGAGAAGAAACGCCGTTGCCAGCGCAACTCTCAGCTCATTCATTATCGGCATTGGGCATCTTGTGTCATCCATAGCCGTTGTTGTCGCCTATGTTCTACTCCAAAACTGGCTGGATTTTGAAGCCCCATGGATGAAGTATGTTGCCGCGGCTTTGCTGCTGGTCCTGGCTTTCAGGTTGTTCAGAGAAAAGGTGGACGACCTGGAAAGGCAACATGGTCATCGTCATCCCGGCGGTCCAGAAACGGAGCACAATCACGGGCATGAACACCCAGGGCAAGGCGAACACACCCATGAGCATGAGCACAGGGCAGCAGTTGTGCTGGGCCTCCTGGGACTGGCTTCATTTGCTTTCATCCTGGGTTTTGCCCACGAGGAGGAAATCGCCCTGCTCGCTCTGGCAGCCGGCGGTCTCAATGCCTGGACCCTTATGATGGCGTACGGCGTTTCGGTCCTGCTGGGGCTCATCACGGCAACCATCATCGGCGTCAAACTCTACGAACAGCTCCAGCCCAAACTCGCCCGGTACGAAAAACACATCCCAAAGATGGGCAGTGTTCTTCTTGCGGCAATGGCTATCATAATCGCCATCGGGTGA
- a CDS encoding glycogen synthase yields MKVLFVAAEAAPAAKVGGLADVVGSLPKALAGLGVEVAVALPLYGMIDPQRFGAREVARFKVEALGREEAVGLKVGLLAPGVGLWLFENPTYFARPAIYYGEPDDRDRYFFFSRAVLEVLKDPPFSPEVLHCHDWHTGLLPLWAGERATVFTINNLAYQGPFDQDFMARSRLKEDFIPPHHPRALSFMAVGILHADVVNTVSETYSREILTPEYGEGLEGLLESRKERLFGILNGIDYDAFDPQKDPYLPRPYSASDLAGKGEAKEALQRRMDLPASPDIPLIGMVSRLDEQKGLDILEEALELAFSRADFQLAILGRGRPQYEEMVKGLAQRRPRQLAVQVAFDDALAHLIYAGSALFLMPSRFEPCGLGQMIAMRYGTVPIVRRTGGLADTVADLSPALAKGRGFVFDAYEPAALAGALVRGVKSYQQREAWRNLQKRLMGLDFSWGASARKYLALYQKALALKGRRG; encoded by the coding sequence ATGAAGGTCCTCTTCGTTGCTGCTGAGGCGGCACCGGCGGCCAAGGTGGGGGGGCTGGCCGATGTGGTGGGGTCCCTGCCCAAGGCCCTGGCCGGGCTGGGGGTTGAGGTGGCAGTTGCCCTCCCCCTCTACGGAATGATTGACCCCCAGCGCTTTGGGGCCAGGGAGGTGGCCCGCTTTAAGGTGGAGGCCCTGGGCCGGGAGGAGGCGGTGGGCTTGAAGGTGGGCTTGCTCGCCCCGGGGGTGGGCCTGTGGCTCTTTGAGAACCCCACCTATTTTGCCCGCCCCGCCATCTACTACGGGGAGCCCGATGACCGGGACCGCTATTTCTTTTTCTCCCGGGCGGTGCTGGAGGTTCTCAAGGACCCACCCTTTTCCCCCGAAGTCCTCCACTGCCATGACTGGCATACCGGCCTCCTCCCCCTCTGGGCCGGCGAGCGGGCGACGGTTTTCACCATCAACAATTTGGCCTATCAGGGCCCCTTTGACCAGGACTTTATGGCCCGTTCAAGATTGAAAGAAGATTTCATCCCTCCCCACCACCCCAGGGCGTTGAGCTTTATGGCCGTGGGCATCCTCCATGCCGATGTGGTCAACACTGTGAGCGAGACCTACTCCCGGGAAATCCTCACCCCGGAATATGGGGAGGGGCTGGAGGGGCTCCTGGAGAGCCGGAAGGAAAGGCTCTTCGGCATCCTCAACGGCATTGACTACGATGCGTTTGACCCGCAGAAAGACCCCTACCTCCCCCGGCCCTACAGCGCCTCGGACCTGGCGGGGAAGGGGGAGGCCAAGGAGGCCCTCCAGCGGCGCATGGACCTGCCGGCTAGCCCCGATATACCCCTTATCGGCATGGTCTCCAGGCTGGATGAGCAGAAGGGGCTGGATATACTTGAGGAGGCCCTGGAGCTGGCCTTTTCGCGGGCCGACTTCCAGCTGGCCATCCTGGGGAGGGGCCGGCCGCAGTATGAGGAGATGGTGAAGGGGCTGGCTCAACGCCGGCCCCGGCAGCTAGCCGTCCAGGTGGCCTTTGACGATGCCCTGGCCCACCTCATCTACGCGGGCTCGGCCCTTTTCCTTATGCCCTCCCGCTTTGAGCCCTGCGGGCTGGGGCAGATGATAGCCATGCGCTACGGCACCGTCCCTATAGTCCGCCGCACCGGGGGCCTGGCGGATACCGTCGCCGACCTCAGCCCCGCCCTGGCCAAAGGCCGGGGCTTCGTCTTTGATGCCTATGAGCCTGCTGCCCTTGCCGGGGCCCTAGTCCGGGGGGTAAAGTCCTACCAGCAGAGGGAGGCCTGGAGGAATCTCCAGAAAAGGCTCATGGGCCTGGACTTCTCCTGGGGGGCCTCGGCCCGGAAATACCTGGCCCTCTACCAGAAGGCCCTGGCGCTCAAGGGCCGGAGGGGATAG
- a CDS encoding ABC transporter permease, with amino-acid sequence MRHDPRTLGMMFFVPLFLMTLIYLSVPDQPGLFDYLAPAGLAVVVLFFVFILTGVSFLRERLQGTLERLMASPATRADLVVGYLLGFFLFAALQLVVLLLFTIWVLGMKYRGSLGEVLAFQLLVALGSLNLGILASTWARNEFQVVQFIPLFILPQFLLGGLLWPVEQMPWYLQDLSRIMPLRYAIEGLRGIMLEGNGFSGVLPQLGFLGGFALVMLFLAGLSLRRTS; translated from the coding sequence ATGCGCCACGACCCCAGGACCCTGGGGATGATGTTCTTTGTTCCCCTGTTTCTGATGACGCTTATCTATCTCAGCGTGCCGGACCAGCCAGGGCTCTTTGACTACCTGGCCCCGGCTGGCCTGGCGGTGGTGGTATTGTTCTTTGTCTTTATCCTCACCGGGGTGAGCTTCCTCCGGGAGCGCCTCCAGGGCACCCTGGAGCGCCTTATGGCCTCCCCGGCCACCCGGGCCGACCTGGTGGTGGGCTACCTCCTGGGCTTCTTCCTCTTCGCCGCCCTCCAGTTGGTGGTGTTGCTATTGTTCACCATCTGGGTGCTGGGGATGAAATACCGGGGGAGCCTGGGGGAGGTGCTGGCATTTCAACTGCTTGTGGCCCTCGGCTCCCTGAACCTGGGCATCCTGGCCTCCACCTGGGCCAGGAACGAGTTCCAGGTGGTGCAGTTCATCCCCCTCTTCATCCTGCCCCAGTTCTTGCTGGGGGGCCTCCTCTGGCCGGTGGAGCAGATGCCCTGGTATCTCCAGGACCTCTCCAGGATAATGCCCCTGAGGTATGCCATCGAGGGCCTGCGGGGGATTATGCTGGAGGGGAACGGCTTCTCCGGGGTCTTGCCCCAGCTGGGGTTTCTGGGGGGCTTTGCCCTGGTGATGCTATTTCTGGCGGGGCTCAGCCTGCGCCGGACCTCTTGA
- a CDS encoding DUF1926 domain-containing protein gives MTFYLGLAIHNHQPVGNFPWVIEEAYQKAYLPMLEALERHPLIRLSLHNSGPLIDWFQEQRPEYLRRLGALVRRGQVEAMSGGYFEPILPAIPDRDKVGQIEKLSRALEGFFSVRPTGLWLTERVWEPSLPRPLHQAGAEWTVVDDIHFKMVGLEGGDLLGYRLTEEEGHPLKVFSSLKALRYSIPFKTVPQVMDYLRSLAEGGPGHIVVMADDGEKFGVWPGTYERCWEEGWVEEFLSAIEGSASWLTPIPLGEYATSFAPLGNIYLPCASYDEMLEWALPTQKTEALEALKREFQARPEVLDFLHGGFWRHFLVKYPEANWLHKRMLRTHRLVYRALEKGVDGRDDLWRAQSCCAYWHGIFGGLYLADLRAVAYHHLLRAERQAWGVLGPSGWEREDVDLDGREEVVYEGRDQGLFFRPGEGGALGEWDLYLPASNLLSTLARRPEAYHRALLERGGEEGGLKSIHDLVRIKEKEVLTPSYDPFPRTSALEHFLEEGVGLEDFGHGEYADAGDFAGGAFETDVAGRCLVLRREGRVGGQPLLLEKAFRVLDEGFEVEYRLEYRGGSSWRGVFLSEWNLNLLGGGHNPQAYFRAGEAAGLLDSRAELKAEAIVLGNRHLGVELKLALSQPARLWLFPVEAFSNSEQGVERVYQGTCLAVLYPVELRPGRGWGVLLRWQARTQER, from the coding sequence TTGACGTTCTACCTGGGCTTGGCCATCCACAACCACCAGCCGGTGGGGAACTTCCCCTGGGTGATAGAGGAGGCCTACCAGAAGGCCTACCTGCCTATGCTGGAGGCCCTGGAGAGGCACCCCCTGATAAGGCTTTCCCTGCACAACTCGGGACCTCTGATAGACTGGTTCCAGGAGCAACGGCCGGAGTACCTCCGGCGCCTGGGGGCCCTGGTCCGGCGGGGACAGGTGGAGGCGATGTCGGGGGGCTATTTTGAGCCCATCCTGCCCGCCATCCCCGACCGGGACAAGGTGGGACAGATAGAGAAGCTCTCCCGGGCTCTGGAGGGGTTCTTCAGCGTCCGTCCCACCGGTCTGTGGCTGACGGAAAGGGTGTGGGAGCCCTCCCTCCCCCGCCCCCTCCACCAGGCAGGGGCGGAGTGGACAGTGGTGGACGATATCCATTTCAAGATGGTGGGACTGGAGGGAGGGGACCTCCTCGGCTACCGCCTCACCGAGGAAGAGGGGCACCCACTCAAGGTCTTCTCCTCCCTCAAGGCCCTGCGCTACTCCATACCCTTTAAGACGGTGCCTCAGGTCATGGACTACCTCCGCTCCCTGGCCGAAGGGGGGCCGGGGCATATCGTGGTCATGGCGGATGATGGGGAGAAGTTCGGGGTCTGGCCGGGGACCTATGAACGCTGCTGGGAGGAGGGCTGGGTGGAGGAGTTCCTCTCCGCCATAGAGGGGAGCGCCTCCTGGCTTACCCCAATCCCCCTGGGGGAATATGCCACCAGCTTTGCTCCCCTGGGAAATATCTACCTACCCTGTGCCTCCTACGATGAGATGCTGGAGTGGGCCCTTCCCACCCAGAAGACCGAGGCCCTGGAGGCCCTGAAGCGGGAGTTCCAGGCCCGGCCGGAGGTGCTGGACTTCCTGCATGGCGGCTTCTGGAGGCACTTCCTGGTGAAATATCCCGAGGCCAACTGGCTCCACAAGAGGATGCTCCGGACTCACCGCCTGGTCTACCGCGCCCTGGAGAAGGGGGTGGACGGACGGGATGACCTGTGGCGGGCCCAGTCCTGTTGCGCCTACTGGCACGGCATCTTCGGCGGCCTCTACCTGGCCGACCTCAGAGCAGTAGCCTACCATCACCTCCTCCGGGCCGAGAGACAGGCCTGGGGCGTCCTGGGGCCTTCAGGCTGGGAGAGGGAGGATGTGGACCTGGATGGCAGGGAGGAGGTGGTCTACGAGGGCAGAGACCAGGGCCTCTTCTTCAGGCCGGGGGAGGGGGGGGCCCTGGGGGAGTGGGACCTCTACCTCCCTGCCTCTAACCTGCTGTCCACCCTGGCCCGCCGCCCGGAGGCCTACCACCGGGCCCTCCTGGAGCGGGGGGGGGAGGAGGGGGGACTGAAGAGCATCCACGACCTCGTCCGCATCAAAGAGAAGGAAGTGCTCACTCCCAGCTATGACCCCTTTCCCCGGACCTCCGCCCTGGAGCATTTCCTGGAGGAAGGGGTGGGCCTGGAGGATTTCGGCCACGGGGAATATGCCGATGCCGGGGACTTCGCCGGGGGTGCCTTTGAGACCGATGTTGCGGGTCGGTGCCTTGTCCTGAGGCGGGAGGGCAGGGTGGGGGGCCAGCCCCTCCTTTTGGAAAAGGCCTTCAGGGTGCTGGACGAGGGTTTTGAGGTGGAATACCGGCTGGAATACCGGGGGGGCTCTTCCTGGAGGGGCGTCTTCCTCTCCGAGTGGAACCTGAACCTCCTGGGTGGGGGGCATAACCCCCAGGCCTACTTCCGGGCAGGGGAGGCTGCCGGCCTCCTGGACAGCAGGGCAGAGCTTAAGGCAGAAGCGATTGTCCTGGGGAACCGCCACCTGGGGGTGGAGCTGAAGCTGGCTCTGTCTCAGCCCGCCCGGCTCTGGCTTTTTCCCGTGGAGGCCTTCTCCAACTCGGAGCAGGGCGTGGAGAGGGTCTATCAGGGGACCTGCCTGGCTGTCTTATATCCCGTAGAGCTCAGGCCCGGCCGGGGGTGGGGGGTGCTCCTCCGCTGGCAGGCCAGGACACAGGAGAGGTGA
- a CDS encoding ABC transporter ATP-binding protein has product MNLLAQSPAVEVEGLSYSYGETKALDGLTLRVEQGMTYGLLGPNGAGKSTLIRVLVGLLRSQKGKVRVLGRLPGRGVAQEIGYMPQLSALYLELTARENVGFFARLYGLARRGERKERVEEALRLVGLWERRQDPVHRFSGGMRQRLSLACALVHRPRLLLLDEPTVGLDPELRVAFWEHFQALVKEGKTLVISSHTMDDAAHCQRLAFLRQGRVVAEGGPQELKAATGKEGATLEEAFLHFIRKGGERVP; this is encoded by the coding sequence GTGAATCTTCTGGCGCAGTCCCCGGCGGTGGAGGTGGAGGGGCTAAGCTACAGCTATGGGGAGACTAAGGCCCTGGATGGTCTCACCCTCAGAGTAGAACAGGGGATGACCTATGGACTCCTGGGGCCCAACGGGGCGGGGAAGTCCACCCTCATCAGGGTGCTGGTGGGCCTCCTCCGGTCCCAAAAGGGGAAGGTAAGGGTGCTGGGCCGTCTTCCCGGGCGGGGTGTGGCCCAGGAAATCGGCTATATGCCCCAGCTCAGCGCCCTCTACCTGGAGCTTACCGCCCGGGAGAATGTGGGCTTCTTTGCCCGGCTCTATGGCCTGGCCAGGAGGGGGGAGAGGAAGGAGAGGGTGGAGGAGGCCCTGCGCCTTGTAGGCCTCTGGGAGCGCCGGCAGGACCCGGTGCACCGGTTCAGCGGTGGCATGAGGCAGCGGCTGAGCCTGGCCTGCGCCCTGGTCCACCGCCCCCGGCTCCTCCTTCTGGATGAGCCAACGGTGGGGCTGGACCCGGAGCTGAGGGTGGCTTTCTGGGAGCACTTCCAGGCTCTGGTGAAGGAGGGGAAGACCCTGGTTATATCCAGCCACACTATGGACGACGCCGCCCACTGCCAGCGCCTGGCCTTCCTCCGCCAGGGAAGGGTGGTGGCGGAAGGTGGCCCGCAGGAGCTGAAGGCAGCCACGGGAAAAGAGGGCGCTACCCTGGAGGAGGCCTTCCTCCACTTCATCCGTAAGGGAGGTGAACGTGTCCCTTGA
- a CDS encoding NAD(P)/FAD-dependent oxidoreductase, with the protein MYDLLIVGGGVVGSYLAGEMAGLGLRVLVLEEHQAPGEDITCTGIVGRECLDLLNLPPGLVLREVKGATVFSPSGLEVALEREEPQAFVLDRPALDRHLAERAQARGAQYAWGARARGLATEGGKVVALGEGDSTWQGEALVLACGFGPTLPSHAGLGEIRESTTGIQAEVASPVEGVEIYLGNSFSRGFFGWLVPTRPGRALVGLMGNRPYPGFQALLEHLKGRGRIDSIPPRPASAPIPLRPLPRTYGERLLAVGEAAGQVKPTTGGGIYYGLLGARAAVATLKRAFSSGDLSARGLAPYQKEWQRVLGKELRVGRWARGIFSRLSDRQMDELVRFFKDSGLAEEMVGGFSFDWHSRLITRALGHGGLKTFLRLIGVGLSRGPAQAEPRQK; encoded by the coding sequence ATGTATGACCTGCTGATAGTGGGTGGGGGGGTGGTGGGGAGCTACCTGGCCGGGGAGATGGCCGGCCTGGGCCTGAGGGTGTTGGTCCTGGAGGAGCACCAGGCCCCCGGGGAGGACATCACCTGCACCGGTATCGTGGGCAGGGAATGCCTGGACCTGCTGAATCTCCCCCCCGGCCTGGTCCTGCGGGAGGTGAAGGGGGCAACAGTCTTTTCCCCCTCCGGCCTGGAAGTGGCCCTGGAAAGGGAGGAGCCCCAGGCCTTTGTCCTGGACCGGCCTGCCCTGGACCGCCACCTGGCAGAGAGGGCCCAGGCCCGGGGGGCGCAGTATGCCTGGGGTGCCAGGGCCAGAGGGCTGGCCACGGAAGGGGGGAAGGTGGTGGCGCTGGGGGAAGGGGACTCCACCTGGCAGGGGGAGGCCCTGGTCCTGGCCTGCGGCTTCGGCCCCACCCTGCCCTCCCATGCGGGACTGGGGGAAATCCGGGAGTCCACCACAGGCATCCAGGCGGAGGTGGCCTCCCCGGTGGAGGGGGTGGAGATATACCTGGGGAACAGCTTTTCCCGGGGCTTCTTCGGCTGGCTGGTGCCCACCCGGCCCGGCCGGGCCCTGGTGGGCCTCATGGGCAACAGGCCCTATCCCGGATTCCAGGCCCTCCTGGAGCACCTGAAGGGAAGGGGCAGGATAGACTCCATTCCCCCCCGCCCCGCCTCAGCCCCCATCCCCCTCCGCCCCCTGCCCCGGACCTACGGGGAAAGGCTCCTGGCGGTGGGGGAGGCGGCGGGGCAGGTCAAGCCCACCACGGGAGGCGGCATCTACTACGGCCTCCTGGGGGCAAGGGCGGCGGTGGCCACCCTGAAGCGGGCCTTCTCCTCCGGGGACCTCTCCGCCCGGGGCCTGGCCCCCTACCAGAAGGAATGGCAGAGGGTATTGGGGAAAGAGCTGAGGGTAGGGCGCTGGGCCAGGGGCATCTTCTCCCGCCTCTCCGACCGCCAGATGGATGAGCTGGTCCGGTTCTTCAAGGACTCGGGGCTGGCCGAGGAAATGGTGGGGGGCTTCTCCTTTGACTGGCACTCCCGCCTCATCACCCGGGCCCTGGGCCACGGGGGCCTCAAGACCTTCCTGCGCCTGATAGGAGTAGGGCTTTCAAGAGGTCCGGCGCAGGCTGAGCCCCGCCAGAAATAG
- a CDS encoding DUF1957 domain-containing protein — MKLGAFTFLLHSHIPYCRQAGRWPHGEEWLHEAASETYLPLLLALLSLWERGIPFRLTITMTPVLLEQLADPLIREHLEEFLKDKVRRAEEDIKRLEKEEHRARLARFYRDRYQGLLEGFYSLGGDLVGGFRRLQEEGYIEVVASAATHAYLPLLERDSSIFAQLRTGVEGYRHHFRREPRSLWLPECGYRPGFFTGKGGKSYIRPGLEAFLEKLGIGLFFVETHLIEGGEPVGKAMGGVLGPYGDIPRRFLVPFPAYREPTLKSTYLPYWVSGAPVAAIGRNNRTGMQVWSADWGYPGDFRYREFHKKDGVSGLQYWKVTGSCLDLAYKDLYSPEEARQVVAEHSEHYSRLVEELLASFHRETGHYGIILAAYDTELFGHWWFEGVEWLSQVLEKLSSSTGVEMATASSYLEAHPPEDALALPEGSWGQAGGHFTWDNGETRWVWPLIHEAERRMEGLAARHPQAQGPLLEVLSQAGREVLLLQSSDWPFLITTGQAREYATLRFQEHLQRFNSLARVADAGEITGPDLQLCRELWERDRVFPYLDYHYFEEREGR, encoded by the coding sequence ATGAAGCTGGGGGCCTTCACCTTCCTCCTCCACAGCCACATCCCTTACTGCCGTCAGGCGGGGCGCTGGCCCCATGGGGAGGAATGGCTCCACGAGGCCGCCTCGGAGACCTATCTCCCACTCCTCCTGGCCCTCCTTTCCCTCTGGGAGAGGGGCATCCCCTTCCGCCTCACCATCACCATGACCCCTGTCCTCCTGGAGCAGCTGGCCGACCCCCTAATCCGGGAGCACCTGGAGGAATTCCTGAAGGACAAAGTCCGCCGGGCAGAGGAGGATATAAAGCGCCTGGAGAAGGAGGAGCACCGCGCCCGCCTGGCCCGCTTTTACCGGGACAGATACCAGGGACTTCTGGAGGGCTTCTACTCTCTGGGGGGGGACCTGGTGGGGGGTTTCCGCCGCCTCCAGGAGGAGGGCTATATTGAGGTGGTGGCCAGCGCCGCCACCCATGCCTATCTGCCCCTCCTGGAGAGGGACTCCTCCATCTTTGCCCAGCTCCGCACGGGGGTGGAGGGCTACCGGCACCACTTCCGCCGGGAACCCCGGTCCCTATGGCTTCCGGAGTGCGGCTACCGGCCGGGATTCTTTACCGGCAAAGGGGGAAAATCGTATATCAGGCCCGGGCTGGAGGCCTTCCTGGAGAAGCTGGGGATAGGGCTCTTCTTTGTGGAGACCCACCTGATTGAGGGGGGGGAGCCGGTGGGGAAGGCCATGGGTGGGGTGCTGGGGCCCTATGGCGACATCCCCCGACGCTTCCTGGTGCCCTTCCCCGCCTACCGGGAGCCGACCCTGAAGAGCACTTATCTTCCCTACTGGGTATCGGGGGCCCCGGTGGCCGCCATCGGCAGGAACAACCGCACCGGGATGCAGGTCTGGTCCGCCGACTGGGGCTACCCCGGCGACTTCCGCTACCGGGAGTTCCATAAGAAGGACGGGGTCTCTGGCCTTCAATACTGGAAGGTCACCGGCTCCTGCCTGGACCTGGCCTATAAGGACCTCTATAGTCCCGAGGAGGCCCGCCAGGTGGTGGCGGAGCACAGCGAGCACTACTCCCGCCTGGTGGAGGAGCTTCTGGCCTCCTTCCACCGGGAGACGGGCCACTATGGCATTATCCTGGCCGCCTATGATACCGAGCTCTTCGGCCACTGGTGGTTTGAGGGGGTAGAATGGCTCAGCCAGGTGCTGGAGAAGCTATCCTCGAGCACCGGGGTGGAGATGGCGACGGCTTCAAGCTACCTGGAGGCCCACCCCCCAGAGGATGCCCTGGCCCTCCCCGAGGGCTCCTGGGGGCAGGCGGGGGGGCACTTCACCTGGGACAACGGGGAGACCCGATGGGTCTGGCCCCTCATCCATGAGGCGGAAAGGCGGATGGAGGGCCTTGCGGCCCGCCATCCCCAGGCCCAGGGGCCCCTCCTGGAGGTCCTCTCTCAGGCGGGAAGGGAAGTCCTCCTCCTCCAGAGCTCCGACTGGCCCTTCCTCATCACCACAGGGCAGGCCCGGGAGTATGCCACCCTCCGTTTCCAGGAGCATCTCCAGCGCTTCAATTCCCTGGCCCGGGTGGCCGATGCCGGGGAGATAACGGGGCCCGACCTCCAGCTCTGCCGGGAGCTCTGGGAGCGGGACAGGGTCTTTCCCTACCTGGACTATCACTATTTTGAGGAGAGGGAGGGGCGATGA
- a CDS encoding ROK family protein — MERLVVGVDVGGTNVRSALVNEMGEVLLRARQPTRAGGGVGMVLGQLSMAIEEVLVGAGNARVEGIGLASAGIIDMGRGVVTISPNIPEFQDLPIRERVEERFGLPTLLLNDASAAALGEHTFGAGRGFHHLLYLTISTGIGGGIIADDRLYLGAQGAAGEVGHQVIEAKGPRCHCGSRGCLEALASGWAIAREARRRLKKRMTAEMVHRAAREGDPLAREVIERAGEYLGIGLANLVNIFNPELLILGGGVANMGELLLGPAERALRQRAFALPAGIVKMVPPALGDDPGLLGVAAWFFRQGGSR; from the coding sequence ATGGAAAGGCTGGTCGTGGGGGTGGATGTGGGGGGGACCAATGTCCGCTCGGCCCTGGTCAATGAGATGGGAGAGGTCCTCCTCCGGGCCAGGCAGCCCACCCGTGCCGGCGGGGGGGTGGGGATGGTGCTGGGCCAGCTCTCTATGGCCATTGAAGAAGTCCTTGTCGGGGCAGGAAATGCCAGGGTGGAGGGAATCGGCCTGGCCTCTGCGGGGATAATAGATATGGGGAGGGGGGTGGTCACTATCTCTCCCAATATCCCGGAGTTCCAGGACTTGCCCATAAGGGAGAGGGTGGAGGAGAGGTTTGGCCTCCCTACTCTTCTCCTGAACGATGCCAGCGCCGCCGCCCTGGGGGAGCACACCTTTGGGGCCGGCAGGGGTTTCCATCACCTCCTCTACCTCACTATCAGCACCGGCATTGGCGGCGGCATCATAGCCGATGACCGGCTCTACCTGGGAGCCCAGGGCGCGGCCGGGGAGGTGGGTCATCAGGTAATTGAGGCCAAAGGGCCCCGCTGCCACTGCGGCAGCCGGGGCTGCCTGGAGGCCCTGGCCTCCGGCTGGGCTATCGCCCGGGAGGCCAGGCGGAGGCTCAAGAAGCGGATGACGGCGGAGATGGTCCATAGAGCGGCCCGGGAGGGGGATCCCCTGGCCCGGGAGGTAATTGAGCGGGCGGGGGAATATCTGGGCATCGGCCTGGCCAACCTGGTGAACATCTTCAACCCGGAGCTCCTCATCCTGGGGGGCGGGGTGGCCAACATGGGGGAGCTACTCCTGGGGCCGGCGGAGAGGGCCCTGCGCCAGAGGGCCTTTGCCCTTCCGGCGGGAATTGTAAAGATGGTCCCCCCAGCCCTGGGAGATGACCCTGGCCTCCTGGGGGTAGCCGCCTGGTTCTTCAGGCAAGGAGGGAGCAGGTGA